Below is a window of Populus alba chromosome 2, ASM523922v2, whole genome shotgun sequence DNA.
TCATACTCATCCTTCAGTAAGTCTTGAAATGTTCTAACTTGAACGACATTTTTCTGCTCATTAGATTGAATCTTTGGACCAGAGGGCACCGATGGTTTCTTTGGTGGATCTCCACGAGATGATGGAATGGTGCAGACCAACAGAGAAGAGTTATCCACCCATACGAAATTATCAAAAACAGCATTTAGGTAAACATCTGGTGACTGAAACAAAGGTCGAGCTTGCCCTGTTTCCACATTAGCAACCCATACTCTAAGTTTACTGCTGCTATTGTCTTCCTCGAAAACTCGGATGCTGAAGGCCAAATGCCTTCCATCAAGAGACCAGGTGACAAAGTTGATCTTAGCACCATCTGGATATCCATGTACCTCCTTTTCAGGCCCTAGTGTACCATCAGGCATTAACTGATGAATGCCAATACCAGTGTAGAATGACATCCGGCTCTTAGTATTACATTTCCCATCAATACGCAAACCAGCCAGCTTCTCCTCTGGTCTTGCTAGTTCTGCAAGTGGAGGTAATGATCTCCGCTTGAGAAAAAGCATTTTATCCTTTTGCGGTGATATTGACAACGCAGGGAGAGGCGGAGCATCAACAATGTCTTTTATCTCCGGTGGGGGAAGCTGATATTTACATGCCAAAGCTTCTACAttttaacaaacataaaaaaaataaaaatcaacagttGGAGTTATAATCATGCAAGTTTTTAAGACTTaacaccccccccccaaaaaaaaaaaaaaaaaaaaggaaagaccGATCAGTTTCCTAGAAATAGGAAACGTGCTTTAACATATACACACAGCTACTAATAAACTTGTTTGATATATTAACTGATCACTCTACGAATTCTCTCAATCAAGCAACCATCATCGCTTCCTTTTGCCTTGTGTTTTACCGAAGAATCTAGTCCAGTCTAGTCTAGTAAGCCGATGCGATTAATTAGCAATGATAACCTCAAattgcaaaaagaaaaggaaaagtgaGAGTGAATGAGCACCTTCCTCTTCGGTGGTGGATGTGGATGAAACAGAGGCACTGGAGCGACTGCCAACATTTTCGGCTGCAATAGAGTTCAGAGGCACAAGATTGCCGAGTCTACAAGGCATAGTTGAAATTGACTTGAACCTTTTAGAGTGATGAGTTCTCAAGTGGGCATGAGTTCGTACGGATGTTGTGAGTGAGGGAAGAGAGAACGGGGGGAGAGACAGGAAACTCAGACGATGATTGACTTTGGGAAGCCGCATCATTTGCCTTCCTATCCAATAAATGAAATTTCATAGTGCTCATAGAATTAATTATTcggattttattagttttatatatatataattttatattctcgTAATTAGTTATATTCCCTCGCACCGCAGTCAACAGCCCACCTAGAgtatgtttggtattatggtaGTTATTAtagttgtaattttaaaaaaattattttataaaaattatttttagttatagttgatttgaaaaaatatatatttagttaaaattgtagttgaaattaaaattgaataaaaaataatttaatgtgtttagttaaaactacttttaaaaatatataataattgaggttataaaataattttaaaaaatatatattaatattgatggtttttaatttaaatattgtagatttaactattattattatatcatgaaataaataatactttatataaaatatttttttaacgctagttttttaaataaaaaacaattaaaaataaaaaatattttttttattttattaagtcgGACCTGGTACAATtcatttttagctttgaatcAGACCGGTCTGATTGGAAAAAAACCGATGAACAACATTGTTTGGGAAAGAAAACCATGAACAACATTGTTCATGAGTTTTTCAGTCCAAGAAGCAGCTCTTTGTTGCTTCTTGGAAACCTGTGGCCGTGCCACAAAAAATGGTAGGCTCCACTGGTATAAATATGCTATAGGAGTAtaaccaaataattaaattgttatgGTTGCTTCAAACGCAAAAGCAACCATACAACCAAATGGACTCTTAACCTGACACATATGGCAACGCCGTAAACTATAGAATTTGCCATCCTACACCAAATAACTTCTCTTCAAACTATTCTTCAATTAGAGTAACTTGGTGCCTCAATCTTCAAGAAAAAAGTCATCTCGTCCTTCTAGTTTCTAATCATTTAAAGTCATTAAGGAAGTGTTTATAGGATAATGATGCACaggacaaaataatttttttatcaagttatttggttaatttttatacatataaaaattaatttttatttggtctaaagttattctaataaaaaaaatttattccatTAAAATAGATAGAACAAGTTCAATACTTTACGCAAGTGTTAATCTAGTTGATCCGaattaatataaagataaaaattattattatcaaagttTTAAGACTTGATTCAAATGTTGACCTGAGGTCAAGTCTGGGTCACGAGTTAGTTTGACCATTGACTCGAgtcaatataagaataaaaataattacaattatagttttaaatctCAATTAGGAGGTCGACTTAAAGCTAGACTCAGGTCACGAGTTGGGTTGGTTATTGACCCAGGTTAAccttaggataaaaaaaattattataatatttttaaaagtcgACTTGAAGGTTGACTCAGGGTTAGGCCTGATCAGCTAGGCTCGGGTCACAAGTCATGTTGACTATTAACCTAGGTCCacgtaagaataaaaataattattgttataattttaaaactcgactcGAGAGTTGACATGGGATCAGGTCCAAGTCATAGGTTAAGGTGACCATTGACCTAAGtcaatgtaagaataaaaatgatcattatcatagttttaaaactctacTCAAGAGTCAGGGCCAGGCACGAGTCATGAATCGGGTTGACCATTGACCCGAGTCAATCTAATGATAAAAATggtttttaacataattttaaaacctaactaTAGGGTCAACCCAGGACAAGGCCCAAGTCATGGGTCGAGATAGTCAACGTGGGTTGATTCAAAGCAACGTAAGAATAAAAActgttattatcatagttttaaaatctgattCGAGGATCAACTCAGGGTAAAGCTCAATTTACAATCCGATATGGTCAACTTGAGTtgactcaaattaaaaaaaattaaatcaaatcaacctTGTTTTgacaaataaacatatataaaaaagttattggaTTTTTTACCTATGTTTTATCTCGGGTTGACAAGATCATggattgacttgagttttttaccAAGTCAGGTCAAATTAATCATTCATCTATTGTTTCTTAAAGATAGACCTTTGCAAACCTCATGTCGGCTGAGTCTCGTTTAGTATCTATCAAGCACAAAATATGGTAAATTATCCAATCCAATTCAAAGCACACTAAACATTGGATAAGACAGTTATTTGTCCACTCATGTCAAGTCCAGTAATGTTTAATCTAGTTCAATCAATATTATCCAGCATACCAAACactacataaaaaaacttacaaaaaaaaaagcaaagaaaaagaaattaatgtaATGGTTGAGCatcttattaacaaaaaaaaaattaatgaaaagacTAAACGGTAAGTTAGTATCAAAATATAGAGATTAAACATGAGGTCTTTCTATCAAAGggttttgaattatttgttttttaagaacacAAGGGACAAGTGGGGAAAAACAACAGAGATGATAAATATAAGGTTTTTACTGAGATTCTTCCCTATTTACTTGAATTGGAAAAGgcaaggggttttttttttttatctctataaAAGTGgataaaaacattgatttatttaaatatggAATTAATTGGATGTGATAAATTCTAAGCTTGATGcgatattttctatataaataatgtattttatttataatttttttagataacatTTTGTTATTATCTCGAGATAAAAGATACAAAGACaatggaaataaaaagaaacaaatagaaaaaaagataatgataaaattgtgtttgataatgatataaaaaaaatgattatctcTGTTTCTTATCTAGATataatgaataaaacaaaataaaataaaaaaaaatattttaccattaatatgtattattattaaatttatataattaaaaaataattaaatataataaattaacatgaaaaaaatctataaatatatcgtaatttcattaattagcaGCATCATAACACAAAATGAGTTTGTTACTAGCAAAGGGAATTATTTAGTACCATGACCGGAGAAGTATTCAGCACTGATGATAAGGTAATTAATTATTGGGGTCAGAAATTTGCCGTCTATGGGAGGCGGAATTGGAATCATTCAAAGTTTCAACATCTTAGGTGATGATGAATTTATTAACTCCCTAAAATATCAACTTGGCAACGAGGGGGTTTGGCTCCTGATTTGGTCTTTTATTTCTTATCCGACGTCCTTCAGCATTTTTACATGGAAAGCACGTTTTTTATCCCTCCTTTTATGTTTGGGCATCTTGAATTCGTGACAGATAAAGGTCTGCCATGGCTGATATTTTGTAGGTGggttaggaatttttttttattgttattaatataaatattcgaTCTAATTTGTGTGTATTTTGATTACTTTTATATATTCTAAATTAATAGTCAAGTAAGCCTCCAATGACCCTAAGATTTGTAGGATTTGaactgataatttttataaaacaaatttagaatctAATCAGTTAAGTTACACCTTTcaaagttataaattaaaaacttttaagcTGCATATATAAGATTCAAGTgatttgatgattattttttttaaataaggttttaattttgaaCTTTGTGAATGAAATATGCTATTATTGAAAAAGTTTTATATTTAGGTAGATTGACCGTTTCGATCAAATTAGTTGTGATCCAGTAAATTTTTAAATACCaggatttatattaaaaaaaaaataagaagacagtaaattattttaagatttttaatttatatatccaagtttatattttatcaacaaATATGATAAGTCGAAGGCTTTTTATacattgatttatatttatttatgtaaatatgTACTAACCACGTGTGTATGTGCAATAATTAACAAGATCATTGCACAAACCACACCACAATTCCTCAGTCTGACGTGGAAGCATGCAATTGGTTGACACCTGATAAGAAATCTGTGTTCAGTAATGGTTACGTGTCCCGATAATATAGATCCTCATTGTCACCTTCCTCGACACTATCAGTGTTATCTCCATTGCGCAATACCACACCACACCACAGCAACAAGCTTTACCATAACTAGAATGGCAACAATAGCTGGTCTTAACCTCTCAACACCTAGAGTCTTAGCTAAGGCAACAGACAAACCAATAGCTCAGCCCCTCGTCAAGTTAAACCAGCCATGGAGGAGGACATACCATCTGGGGTCCGGGCGCCTGCAAATCCGACCCGTGAGGGCTGCCCCTGATAGCATATCGGAGAAGGTTGAAAAGAGCATAAAAGATGCAGAGGCGGCGTGCTCCGAAGATGCGGCTAGTGGAGAATGCGCAGCCGCATGGGATGAGGTGGAGGAGTTGAGTGCTGCTGCTAGCCATGCCAAGGACAGGAAGAAAGAGTCCGACCCTTTGGAGGAGTATTGCAAGGACAACCCTGAGACAGATGAGTGCCGCACTTATGAAGATTGATATGGGTTTTACTTTATGTGCCTTTTTCAATGATCAaactttagatatttttattaattttggttttatgtAACGCTGGAGATGCT
It encodes the following:
- the LOC118046865 gene encoding calvin cycle protein CP12-1, chloroplastic — encoded protein: MVTCPDNIDPHCHLPRHYQCYLHCAIPHHTTATSFTITRMATIAGLNLSTPRVLAKATDKPIAQPLVKLNQPWRRTYHLGSGRLQIRPVRAAPDSISEKVEKSIKDAEAACSEDAASGECAAAWDEVEELSAAASHAKDRKKESDPLEEYCKDNPETDECRTYED